In the genome of Massilia sp. W12, the window GGCGCCCGCTCATAACCATATATAAATACGGAGACATGTCCATGCATACAAATCACGCCTTTGCAGCCGGTAAGTTCAGCCTGATCGCTGGCAGCCTGATGTTTGCCCTGAGCAGCTATGCCGCCCCCGCGAAAACCCATGCGCCTGCCGTGGTGGATGCGCATATCGAATTTGGCGCCGCACACGGTGGCGCGCTCAAGCAAGCGGCCAAACCACGCACCCCGCAAACGCTGCCGCCTTCGCTGGAGCAAATCAAATTCGGCCTGCAGCCTTCCAGCAAACCGCGCACCGATCTGATGCCCAACGCCAAGAATCAAAAACTGGCGGCGCAATTCGCCAACCCCTGTGAAGATATGACCAAGCTGGCCAGCTACAGCGGCGAAGCATTGGCTGACTACATCGTCGCGCTGCCGAATTATGAGTGTCACTATGGCCTGTTTTCGCTGTCCGGCAGCCAGGCCGCGAGCGTGTTCGCGCCAGCTAATTTCGACGCCGTGGCGCGCCGCTTCGCCAGTGAAGCCTCAAAATATGATTCGAGCAATATCAAGCTGGTGAATCTGATTATCTATCTGCGCGCCGGCTATTATCTGGCCGGCAACAATGTCATCAGCAAACCGGCGACCAGCGTGCGCGACACCCTGCGCCCCGGAATTTCCAGCCTGCTGGGTGGTGAAAACCTGTACCGTCACAACACTGCCGGCCCCTCGACTGCCGGCGAAGTGTTCACCATGATCACGAACATGAATGACGAAGGGTATTTCCTGCCGGCGATGAAAAACGTGGTCAAGCGCTACACCAACAGCGCCGCCAACCCGAACGCCAGCGATGCATTAAACAACCGCACCGGCGCGGGCGTGATGACCGGCGCTTTGACGGTGATCTATTACAGCCACTGGCGCCCGGAAGCCGCGCAGGCGGTGGAAAATGACAACAGCTATCCGACCGCATTGAATAATTTCGTGCAGGCTAACAAAGCCAAGCTGCTCGGCTCGAATAATGAATATCAGTTGACTGACGCGGTGCGTGAAACCTTCCGCTTCATGCAGCATCCGAATCAATTCGCCAGCGTCAAGCCGATGCTGAAAAATCTCATGCTCAACAGCTCGATGACCGGGACAGATTCTGCCCTGTGGTTAGCCGGCGCCAACAGCGTGTATTACTACGACAATGCGAATTGCGCCGAATACAATGCCTGCGACTACAAAAACAAGCTGGCGAATGTGGTCTTGAAGATCAGCCACAGCTGCAGCCCGACCATCCGCATCCGCGCTCAGGAAATGACGGCGCAGCAACTGGCCGACACCTGCGCCGCCCTGGCTGTGCAGGAAAGCTATGTGCACAAAATGCTGCAGACCAAGAACAAGCCGGTGGCGAATGACAACAATTCTTCGCTCGAACTGGTGGTGTTTGACGATTACAGCAACTACGACAAATACGCCGGCGCGATTTATGACATCGACACCAATAACGGCGGCATGTATCTGGAAGGGGATCCGTCGGTGGCCGGCAATCAAGCCCGCTTCATCGCGCACGAAGCATCCTGGGTGCGTCCGACTTTCAAGATCTGGAATCTGGAGCATGAATATGTGCACTACCTGGATGGCCGCTTCAATATGTATGGCGATTTCTCCGCCGGCATCGCCAAGCCGACCGTGTGGTGGATTGAAGGCATTGCCGAATATCTGTCCCTGAAAAACGACAATCAGAAATCGATTGACGCCGCCAAGCTGGGCACTTACAAGCTTTCGACCATCTTCGGCAACACCTATTCGATGTCGGATTACACCAACCGGGCTTACCGCTGGGGCTATATGGCGGCGCGCTTCATGAATGAAAAACATCGCGGCGATATTGATGCGATTCTGCCCAAGTTCCGCGTCGGCGATTACAACGGCTACCAGACTTTTATGACGAATATCGGCACGAAATATGACGCTGAATTCGCCTCCTGGGTGCAGACCGCGACCACTGCCGGCTTGCCGCCGGAACCTGTGGAGCCGACCCCGGGCTTGCCGACCTGTTCCGGCGCGGCGAATAAGCAGCTGGGTAAAAATTGCTCGATCCCCGGCTTTGGCTCCAGCAGCGTCAGCTACGCCTATCTGATGTTGCCGTCCGGCGCCAAGAATCTGCGCGTGTTCACCAGCGGCGGCACTGGCGATGTGGATCTGTACATGTCGCCGTACAGCTACCCGAGCGAAACCTCGGGCCAGCGTTCGACCAATGCCGGCAATAACGAGTCGATCAGCACTGCCGCGCCGGTCAGCGGGGCCTGGTATTACATCGTGCTCAAAGCCAAGCAACCGTATGCGAATGTGACCTTGAGCGCGACTTACGAGTAAGCCGCAAGCAGTATGCGACGCCGCGTGATAGCGGCGGCAAAGAATCTTCCCGTGTCCGGCCGGGATGATGGCCTCAGCCGAGGCTGGCAGTACGCCGGGCTGTATTCTCTTAGTGTGCGTCTGTTGGGCGGGCTGGCATGTTCTGGCAACATTTGAGCAAGCCACCCGCCTCTTTTTATGGCACACTTCAGATGCGCCCCCAACCCCGCCGCGCTTCAATATCAGAATCGTTTCTGAGGCGGCCGGGCGTCGTTTATCAGCTTCAATGACAGGAACCGCCATGAACGCAGAACGCCAACAACTCGCCGCCGCCTTGACTGACCCATTCTTTGCCGAACATTTGTTCGACGCCTTGCCGGATGTGGTGTTTTTTGTGAAAGACATGGCAGGCCGCTACCTCCTGATCAACCGCACCATGGTGGAACGCTGCGGTTACCGCAATAAAGAAGACTTGATCGGCAAGAGTGTGAATCAATTATTTGCGCCGCGTTTCGCCACCCACTACGAGCAGCAAGACCAGGCTGTGTTGCAGGAAGGCAAAACGATTTACGATCAGCTCGAATTGCATATCTACCCCAACCATGCGCCCGGCTGGTGCATGACGAATAAATTTCCGCTGCGCGATGCGCAGGGCAATGTGATCGGCTTGGCCGGCATCTCGCGCGATTTGCACGCGCCGGAAGCCAGCAGCCCGGCGTATCAGAAAATCAGCAAGCTGGTGGCGTATATCAACCAGCATTTCTTTGAAGATGTGCGAGTGCCTTTTCTGGCCAAGATGGCGCAAATGTCGGTCTCGCAGATCGAGCGCTATTTCTTAAAGGTGTATCAAATTTCGCCGCGTCAGATGTTGCAGCAAAAGCGCCTGGACGCGGCTTGCAGCATGCTGGCCGGCAAGCAAAGCATCACCGAAATCGCCGCCGCCTGCGGCTACCAGGACCACAGCGCTTTCGCGCGCCAATTCAAGGCCACGGTGGGCATGACGCCCAGCCAATACCGCGCTTTGCTGGCCGACGGCAGCGCGCGCGCCACGCCGGGCAGCGCGGTGCGCAGTTTGCGGATTGCGTGAGCGCGTGTGCTGATTGCGGGCATGCCAAAAACCCGTTGACATGGCCGGCGACAGCACCACGCTGAAACTGGCTGTACAAATGCGGCAGCTCAGACAAGCAAGCTGCGAATGGCGGGGCGGCGCAATGCGTCCCGCCCCGCATGCCTGCCAGCCTTATCTTATTTTTCCCATGCCGCCAGTGTCGCTTGCAAACGCTGCAAGTCAGCGTAGCGGGTTGGAATATCGTCGCGCTGCACAGCGGCGCGCTGGTCGCGCAGGTTTTGCAGGGCGCGCAGCAAGACCGGCAAAGGCGGGCCGCTGGCGGTGAGTTTGTCGTGATTTTCCGGCGGCAAGTCGTCCGCCGGTTTGGCGATGTATTTATGCACCAGCTGATCATGATGCATTGAGGAACCCTGGCCATGCGCCTGGCAGACTTGCACAAATAAGGCCAGATTGCGGCGGAACGCCGGGCTGTCATGGCCGGCATCCAGCGCTTGCAGGAACAAATCCATGTAATTCGGCTGGCGCATGCAGTCGCGCAAAATCAATTGCTCATTCGGCATCATGAAGAGGAATTTATCCACCAGCAATTGCGAATACGATGACTGCCTGGATTGGCACAGACCGAGCAGTAAATCAATCACATTAATGCCGGCGAAGTCGCCCGCATTCGCGCCGCGATACACCTGAAAACCCACCGCATGCGGCTTGTAATAGGGACGCACGCTGTAGAAAAAACGCTCCACATCGAGCTTTTTAAAGAGTTCGGCATTGCTCTCGATCACTTCATCCAGCGCAGCTTTGGCGGCGCGCAAAAGCGAGGTCGCCACCGGGTGTGTCACGCCCATCGGCTGCAGCCGCAACAAGGCGTCCGCCGCGCGTTTATAGGCCAGAATGCCGATGGTGTTGTAGTCGATGAAGATATATTCATCTTCCAGCGAGGTGAAGGATTTGTAGCGTCCTTGCAGCGCAAAATTATGGGTGGTCAAATGGCTGGTGGCGAAACGCGGGGTAACGCCCAGATTCGCGCCCAGCTCCAGCGCCAGCGCTGAGGCTTCGCGCATCTGCGCCGCAGGCCCGGCGTCCTGCTCTGTCACGCCATGCCGGTTGCAGGCGGCCATGTAAAAGCCGACATTGCCGAGCAGATTAAAGGCCTGGTCAAAGCCTTCATCGGTATTGCCCTCCTGCACCAGTTTGCGGATGTGCTCCTGGCCTTCGAGGCACAGGGCGCGCTTCAAATCGCTGCCGACGCCGGCCACATCGGCGCGCCGTTCTTGCGCAAAATACAGGTTTTCCAGCGCCGTGTTGAGTTCGCAAAAACGGCTGCGGATCCAGGCATCGAAATTGTGTACGTTCTCGGTCATCATGATCTGTCACTTACTCCGGTGTTAAGCCAGCGTCTGCAACACTTGCAGCAGCTGGTCAATTTCTTCAGGCGGGTTGCTGATATGGGTCGAGAGGCGCACGCCAAAGGCGCGGCTGTCGCAGCGGATCTGCGCGGCTTGCAAGGCTTGCACCAAGGCTTGCTGGCGCGCGCCATAATGCACGATCAGGGTGCCGCTGCGGCGCGCATCTTCTGCCGGCGAGACCAGGCAGCCGGGCGGCAGCGCCTCGATAATGCGGCGGCTTTGCGCCAGATTATAGGCGCGGATCTGCGCCACGCCCACCGCATGCAAGCGGCGGATGCTGTGCGCCGCCAGCACAAATGGGGCCACCGAGGGCGTGCCGCCCCAAAAGCGGCGCGCGTCGGGATGATAGGCGAAATCGTGAATATCGAAGGCAAACGGATTGGCGTGGGAAAACCAGCCGACATCCGCCGGCTGGCAGCGCGGCAGGATATCGGCATGCGCCCATAGAAAGCCGGCCCCGGGGCCGCTGCATAACCATTTCACACATGAGGCCAGGAAAAAATCCGGCTGCAGGGCTTGCAAATCAATCGGCAAAATCCCCACGCCCTGCGCGGCATCAACCACGCTCAAAATACCGCGCGCGCGCGCCGCCGCCAATACCGGCGCCAGCGGAACCTGAATCCCGGTATTTGATTGCACCTGGGTCAAGAGCAGCCATTGCACATCTTCGCGCATGGCGTCGAGCCAGACCTGGGCCTCGCTTTGGTCCAGCGTGGCCGGCAAAAAGCGCAGGCGATAGCCCATGCGCTGCGCTTGCTGCGCGACAAACCCCATGCTGGGAAAATCGCTTTCGCTGAGCAAAATCACGCCGCGTTTGGGGTCTATCGGGAGCGCCTGCAAAATTTTGCCAAAGGCGCTGGAGAGATTGGTTTGCGCGCAAAACTGTTGCGGCGCGCTGTTGAGCAATTGCGCCAGGGCGGCGCGGAAATCGTCGAAAACCGTGATCCACTCGCCCCAGGGGTCGCCGGCGCCATCGGCCCAGGGCGCAAAGAAACGCTGCTGGAAATGGCTGGCGGCATCGGCCCAGGGCCGGCCCACGGAGTGGTGTAAAAGATAGATGCCATTGCTGGCGGCGAATTCATGTGTCATAGCGCAAGCCCGAAGCAAAACCGGCTCACTTTACCATAGCGCAGTGCGGCGATACGCGCTTGCCGATTGAATTACGATGGCTTTTGATTCGGGTTGGCGGCAGGCGGCGCCGGCAGCAACATATTCTCAGGCCAGGTAAAGCGCCAGCCGCTGTATTTGCTTTGATGCGCCAGCATGCTGTCTTCCGGCCTGAAATGGTCTTGTTTCAAGGGCATCGCCTCTGACAACGAATGCACGCCGACAATCCGCCCCTGCAGCTTGATCAAGCCCCATTCGGCGCGGCCGGTGATGGGGTCGCGCCAGATGCGGCGTAAATGCCGCACCGTGCCGGGAAAGCGCGGGTCTTTCAGCAAATCCTCCAGGCTGGCCGG includes:
- a CDS encoding collagenase — protein: MHTNHAFAAGKFSLIAGSLMFALSSYAAPAKTHAPAVVDAHIEFGAAHGGALKQAAKPRTPQTLPPSLEQIKFGLQPSSKPRTDLMPNAKNQKLAAQFANPCEDMTKLASYSGEALADYIVALPNYECHYGLFSLSGSQAASVFAPANFDAVARRFASEASKYDSSNIKLVNLIIYLRAGYYLAGNNVISKPATSVRDTLRPGISSLLGGENLYRHNTAGPSTAGEVFTMITNMNDEGYFLPAMKNVVKRYTNSAANPNASDALNNRTGAGVMTGALTVIYYSHWRPEAAQAVENDNSYPTALNNFVQANKAKLLGSNNEYQLTDAVRETFRFMQHPNQFASVKPMLKNLMLNSSMTGTDSALWLAGANSVYYYDNANCAEYNACDYKNKLANVVLKISHSCSPTIRIRAQEMTAQQLADTCAALAVQESYVHKMLQTKNKPVANDNNSSLELVVFDDYSNYDKYAGAIYDIDTNNGGMYLEGDPSVAGNQARFIAHEASWVRPTFKIWNLEHEYVHYLDGRFNMYGDFSAGIAKPTVWWIEGIAEYLSLKNDNQKSIDAAKLGTYKLSTIFGNTYSMSDYTNRAYRWGYMAARFMNEKHRGDIDAILPKFRVGDYNGYQTFMTNIGTKYDAEFASWVQTATTAGLPPEPVEPTPGLPTCSGAANKQLGKNCSIPGFGSSSVSYAYLMLPSGAKNLRVFTSGGTGDVDLYMSPYSYPSETSGQRSTNAGNNESISTAAPVSGAWYYIVLKAKQPYANVTLSATYE
- a CDS encoding AraC family transcriptional regulator — encoded protein: MNAERQQLAAALTDPFFAEHLFDALPDVVFFVKDMAGRYLLINRTMVERCGYRNKEDLIGKSVNQLFAPRFATHYEQQDQAVLQEGKTIYDQLELHIYPNHAPGWCMTNKFPLRDAQGNVIGLAGISRDLHAPEASSPAYQKISKLVAYINQHFFEDVRVPFLAKMAQMSVSQIERYFLKVYQISPRQMLQQKRLDAACSMLAGKQSITEIAAACGYQDHSAFARQFKATVGMTPSQYRALLADGSARATPGSAVRSLRIA
- a CDS encoding monodechloroaminopyrrolnitrin synthase PrnB family protein, coding for MMTENVHNFDAWIRSRFCELNTALENLYFAQERRADVAGVGSDLKRALCLEGQEHIRKLVQEGNTDEGFDQAFNLLGNVGFYMAACNRHGVTEQDAGPAAQMREASALALELGANLGVTPRFATSHLTTHNFALQGRYKSFTSLEDEYIFIDYNTIGILAYKRAADALLRLQPMGVTHPVATSLLRAAKAALDEVIESNAELFKKLDVERFFYSVRPYYKPHAVGFQVYRGANAGDFAGINVIDLLLGLCQSRQSSYSQLLVDKFLFMMPNEQLILRDCMRQPNYMDLFLQALDAGHDSPAFRRNLALFVQVCQAHGQGSSMHHDQLVHKYIAKPADDLPPENHDKLTASGPPLPVLLRALQNLRDQRAAVQRDDIPTRYADLQRLQATLAAWEK
- a CDS encoding aminotransferase class V-fold PLP-dependent enzyme, which produces MTHEFAASNGIYLLHHSVGRPWADAASHFQQRFFAPWADGAGDPWGEWITVFDDFRAALAQLLNSAPQQFCAQTNLSSAFGKILQALPIDPKRGVILLSESDFPSMGFVAQQAQRMGYRLRFLPATLDQSEAQVWLDAMREDVQWLLLTQVQSNTGIQVPLAPVLAAARARGILSVVDAAQGVGILPIDLQALQPDFFLASCVKWLCSGPGAGFLWAHADILPRCQPADVGWFSHANPFAFDIHDFAYHPDARRFWGGTPSVAPFVLAAHSIRRLHAVGVAQIRAYNLAQSRRIIEALPPGCLVSPAEDARRSGTLIVHYGARQQALVQALQAAQIRCDSRAFGVRLSTHISNPPEEIDQLLQVLQTLA
- a CDS encoding type II secretion system protein; this translates as MNNCERAGFAYLWTLMLVALLGAGLALGSHMHHTSMQREKEEQLIFIGHQFRAAIASYLAASPDKDRPQYPASLEDLLKDPRFPGTVRHLRRIWRDPITGRAEWGLIKLQGRIVGVHSLSEAMPLKQDHFRPEDSMLAHQSKYSGWRFTWPENMLLPAPPAANPNQKPS